In a single window of the Nicotiana tomentosiformis chromosome 8, ASM39032v3, whole genome shotgun sequence genome:
- the LOC104099498 gene encoding ubiquitin-conjugating enzyme E2 36 produces the protein MANSNLPRRIIKETQRLLSEPAPGISASPSEENMRYFNVMILGPTQSPYEGGVFKLELFLPEEYPMAAPKVRFLTKIYHPNIDKLGRICLDILKDKWSPALQIRTVLLSIQALLSAPNPDDPLSENIAKHWKSNEAEAVETAKEWTRLYASGA, from the exons ATGGCCAACAGCAATCTTCCTCGAAGAATTATTAAG GAAACTCAACGTCTTCTCAGCGAGCCCG CGCCGGGAATAAGTGCATCTCCTTCGGAAGAAAATATGCGATACTTCAATGTCATGATTCTTGGTCCAACACAATCTCCTTATGAAG GAGGTGTTTTCAAACTGGAACTCTTTTTGCCTGAAGAGTACCCAATGGCTGCTCCGAAG GTTCGATTTCTCACCAAAATATATCATCCCAACATTGATAAG CTTGGTAGGATATGCCTTGATATTCTTAAGGACAAGTGGAGTCCTGCTCTTCAGATTCGTACCGTTCTTTTGAG CATTCAAGCTCTTCTGAGTGCACCAAATCCAGATGATCCACTCTCTGAGAATATTGCGAAGCACTGGAAGTCGAATGAGGCTGAAGCTGTTGAAACGG CTAAAGAATGGACACGTCTGTATGCGAGCGGTGCGTGA